The following are encoded together in the Zingiber officinale cultivar Zhangliang chromosome 8A, Zo_v1.1, whole genome shotgun sequence genome:
- the LOC122007904 gene encoding auxin-responsive protein IAA4-like, with protein MESETDNLKATELRLGLPGSGASDVAPPASSRPSKRSLNDPSQAQKAQLVGWPPVRSYRKKAMKAEAEAGLLVKVSMDGAPYLRKIDLTAFKGYKELSKALEDMFKAFEVYKGANYAITYEDKDGDLMLAGDVPWEMFTSSCKKLRIIRGGCESTN; from the exons ATGGAATCAGAGACGGACAACCTCAAGGCCACCGAGCTCAGGCTTGGCCTCCCCGGTAGCGGCGCCTCCGACGTCGCACCGCCAGCGTCTTCGAGGCCGTCCAAGCGCTCCCTCAACGACCCCAGCCAAGCCCAGAA GGCGCAGCTGGTCGGCTGGCCGCCAGTTCGGTCCTACCGGAAGAAGGCAATGAAGGCCGAGGCCGAGGCCGGGCTGCTCGTCAAGGTCAGCATGGACGGCGCTCCCTATTTGAGAAAGATCGACTTGACGGCGTTCAAGGGCTACAAGGAGCTGAGCAAGGCCTTGGAGGACATGTTCAAGGCCTTCGAGGTGTACAAAGGCGCAAACTACGCCATCACCTACGAAGACAAAGATGGCGACTTGATGCTCGCCGGAGATGTTCCTTGGGA GATGTTCACATCTTCTTGCAAGAAGTTGAGGATCATAAGAGGAGGATGTGAGTCCACCAATTAG